One genomic window of Streptomyces sp. NBC_01498 includes the following:
- a CDS encoding dTMP kinase has translation MKVIAVEGPSYAGKSTAIRHLRRHGYEGRAYIADCYVKQIGSRDAIPPARTASATEQVAAFETFMAVEETRVRTALAAAKPFVILDRSVDTLLAHAHALDTLFGFAVQHRLRDRLQVLPHLRPDHTVYLDVPAEVLRLRRKTAGHTATEPDYFLHEPAFLTHTRDYFLARAHPPVSREVTVIPADTSRDDIARTVEALVSLWTR, from the coding sequence GTGAAGGTCATCGCGGTCGAAGGACCCTCGTACGCGGGAAAGTCGACGGCGATACGTCACCTGCGCAGGCACGGCTACGAGGGCCGGGCCTACATCGCGGACTGCTACGTCAAGCAGATCGGAAGCCGGGACGCCATACCCCCGGCTCGCACCGCGTCCGCCACCGAACAGGTCGCCGCTTTTGAGACGTTCATGGCTGTCGAAGAGACCCGCGTCCGCACGGCACTCGCCGCCGCGAAGCCTTTCGTGATCCTCGACCGCTCCGTGGACACTCTCCTCGCCCACGCCCATGCCCTCGACACCTTGTTCGGCTTCGCCGTCCAGCACCGGCTACGCGACCGGCTCCAGGTGCTCCCCCACCTGCGCCCCGACCACACGGTCTACCTCGACGTACCCGCCGAAGTGCTTCGCCTGCGTCGAAAGACCGCCGGCCACACGGCCACCGAGCCCGACTACTTCCTGCACGAGCCCGCCTTCCTCACTCACACCCGCGACTACTTCCTGGCCCGCGCACATCCTCCCGTGTCCCGAGAGGTCACCGTGATCCCTGCCGACACCAGCCGGGACGACATCGCTCGCACGGTGGAAGCCCTCGTCTCGCTCTGGACCAGGTGA
- a CDS encoding glycosyltransferase encodes MPTALFAWRRTPPPLLIGGAEVTQQLLAEELAAAGWQVVYLGSHQAPWDQSTQLPQLRDLLDARRSPYVKAKGALRYRWNGVDCIAVPQHQIAATLHEQLAGLHPDVVFTSQEGAADLAEQARPAALVAGILHSVSKTGLGVLAGRPQYGLAVSEFVLGRAPKHHDTRLAVFHPPFVQPPRSTNTLRTESVLMVNPIPAKGSDLLHKVIRLMPDQHFTLVEGWWNTADEFAAHPNVNYVPRTYDMDTLYQGHRLLLVPSTVEDAFPRVIVEAALHGTPSIGSDRGGIPEAIGPHGIVLPHTAGPRAWANAINAADHHALGKQARGHTARLTRPRLPELEALGIYPAANASST; translated from the coding sequence ATGCCCACTGCCCTCTTCGCCTGGCGACGCACCCCGCCACCGCTTCTCATCGGCGGTGCCGAAGTCACCCAGCAGCTACTGGCCGAAGAACTCGCCGCCGCAGGCTGGCAGGTCGTCTACCTGGGGTCACACCAGGCCCCCTGGGATCAGAGCACGCAACTCCCCCAGTTGCGGGACCTGCTCGACGCACGCCGGTCTCCGTACGTGAAGGCCAAGGGAGCGCTCCGCTACCGCTGGAACGGAGTGGACTGCATCGCCGTACCGCAGCATCAGATCGCCGCCACCCTTCACGAGCAGTTGGCCGGCCTGCATCCCGATGTCGTGTTCACCTCTCAAGAGGGTGCGGCCGACCTCGCCGAGCAGGCCCGGCCCGCTGCGCTCGTCGCAGGCATCCTGCACTCCGTATCGAAGACCGGCCTTGGGGTCCTGGCCGGACGACCTCAATACGGCTTGGCCGTATCGGAGTTCGTACTCGGCCGAGCGCCCAAACACCACGACACGCGTCTCGCCGTCTTCCACCCGCCGTTCGTACAGCCCCCGCGGAGTACGAACACGCTGCGGACCGAGTCGGTCCTGATGGTCAACCCCATCCCAGCGAAGGGTTCCGACCTCCTGCACAAGGTCATCCGCCTGATGCCCGACCAGCACTTCACGCTGGTCGAAGGCTGGTGGAACACCGCCGACGAGTTCGCCGCCCACCCGAACGTGAACTACGTCCCCCGCACCTACGACATGGACACCCTCTACCAAGGCCACCGCCTGCTGCTGGTGCCGTCCACAGTGGAGGACGCGTTCCCCCGGGTGATCGTCGAAGCCGCGCTGCACGGCACACCCAGCATCGGCAGCGACAGGGGCGGCATCCCGGAAGCCATCGGCCCACACGGAATCGTCCTCCCCCACACTGCGGGTCCACGGGCCTGGGCAAACGCCATCAACGCCGCCGACCACCACGCCCTCGGTAAGCAGGCCCGAGGCCACACAGCGCGGCTCACGCGCCCCAGGCTGCCCGAACTCGAAGCGCTCGGGATCTACCCTGCGGCGAACGCGTCCTCGACCTGA
- a CDS encoding phosphotransferase: protein MTDASVTDRTEIQAGVLAELISAFGLEEVRERFYLPDGLMNANWKVDTAAGAFALKRVTDVSLDRLVRNLGVLDSLASDGVPASAPVPTAFGSLVAEAGGGVWCLFPWVTGSHLRGVDLSLSQAASLGVHLGRLHEGLDRACGKGLLTAVPETVPAEVTTPERAVAKAERLSGAVGNKGPGTAFDMAAMAALEQRRVLIGNHADRRPRDEVPAGRHGWTHGDVQYRNLLWEGGKLAAILDWDRVGVRPYAEEVVRTAQVQFGVDGVFDLPRVSAFVRGYRSVVPLETSALLDGVRRLWWKRMTDFWQLEFHYDRGDFSFDELFTADEALLHWWTERLDQVEDAFAAG, encoded by the coding sequence GTGACTGATGCGTCCGTGACGGACAGGACTGAGATCCAAGCCGGCGTCCTCGCCGAGTTGATCAGCGCTTTCGGCCTCGAAGAGGTGCGGGAGAGGTTCTACCTCCCCGATGGGCTGATGAACGCGAACTGGAAGGTGGACACCGCAGCCGGGGCGTTCGCGCTCAAGCGGGTCACCGACGTGTCGCTCGATCGGCTGGTGCGCAACCTTGGGGTGTTGGATTCGCTGGCCTCTGATGGCGTCCCGGCAAGTGCCCCCGTCCCCACCGCCTTCGGCTCTCTGGTGGCAGAGGCTGGCGGCGGTGTCTGGTGCCTCTTCCCGTGGGTGACCGGCAGCCATCTCCGTGGTGTGGACCTCAGCCTCTCCCAGGCCGCTTCTCTCGGAGTGCACCTGGGGCGCCTCCACGAGGGGCTCGATCGGGCCTGCGGCAAAGGTCTGCTGACTGCAGTGCCGGAGACGGTGCCCGCCGAGGTGACGACGCCGGAGCGGGCAGTGGCAAAGGCCGAGCGATTGTCCGGAGCGGTGGGAAACAAGGGTCCCGGCACTGCCTTCGATATGGCGGCGATGGCCGCCCTGGAGCAGCGACGTGTGCTGATTGGCAATCACGCCGATCGTCGGCCGCGGGACGAGGTGCCTGCGGGCAGGCACGGGTGGACGCACGGTGATGTCCAGTATCGGAATCTGCTGTGGGAGGGCGGAAAGCTGGCCGCCATCCTCGACTGGGACCGTGTCGGCGTCCGTCCGTACGCCGAAGAGGTCGTGCGGACGGCCCAGGTGCAGTTCGGTGTGGACGGGGTGTTCGACCTCCCGCGAGTGTCGGCGTTCGTCCGTGGCTACCGTTCCGTGGTTCCGCTGGAGACGTCGGCGTTGCTGGATGGTGTGCGGCGGCTGTGGTGGAAGCGAATGACGGACTTCTGGCAGCTGGAGTTCCACTACGACCGCGGTGACTTCTCGTTCGACGAACTCTTCACGGCGGATGAGGCGTTGCTGCACTGGTGGACGGAACGACTCGATCAGGTCGAGGACGCGTTCGCCGCAGGGTAG
- a CDS encoding YaaC family protein, producing MATWRDLSLPSRREVWRDLRGLRTGVVGPGRTNPDRSAVFTAALEQAQQFMEAAESAGPATRPVQIFYSLSQFGRAISAASSALSGEDWLVKGHGIGTKNLDVRNGLDCVQVVPHENGSLIGVARAMGVPPLAAKSKLSLGELWPLIPEGQSVPLASVRAFPALNFHAGALVHRNGKRWCRVSLMPIPPEVKSAADVDASALKDFLAHYPSLSGWSNTPDVPDVIQWQKQGGIDSLQIYLPSNLEAHAQAEEGVAEALERATLYRGPSDAYVFPALGGMTESVHPFLVWWAVLFGLSILARYEPAGWAAMIDIDTSGTANAIENLLEHAIGVIPHLALIAIKDVSGS from the coding sequence ATGGCCACATGGAGAGACCTTTCACTGCCTTCACGCCGAGAAGTTTGGCGAGACCTCCGTGGGCTACGTACGGGGGTTGTTGGGCCTGGGCGAACCAACCCTGACCGGTCGGCTGTGTTCACTGCAGCTCTGGAGCAGGCGCAACAGTTTATGGAGGCCGCAGAGTCTGCGGGCCCAGCCACTCGGCCCGTGCAGATCTTTTATTCACTATCGCAGTTCGGTCGAGCGATCTCAGCTGCGTCTAGCGCCCTTTCTGGGGAAGATTGGTTGGTTAAAGGGCATGGCATTGGCACAAAAAACCTCGACGTACGAAATGGGCTCGATTGTGTGCAGGTCGTCCCTCATGAAAACGGCTCTTTGATCGGGGTTGCCCGCGCAATGGGGGTTCCCCCGCTGGCAGCCAAGAGTAAATTGTCACTAGGTGAATTGTGGCCACTAATTCCAGAAGGGCAGTCGGTGCCTCTTGCGAGCGTTCGCGCGTTTCCTGCACTCAATTTTCATGCGGGTGCGTTGGTGCACCGAAATGGCAAACGTTGGTGCCGGGTTTCTTTGATGCCGATACCCCCAGAAGTGAAATCTGCTGCTGATGTAGATGCGTCTGCGCTAAAGGATTTTCTGGCGCATTACCCATCGTTGAGTGGCTGGTCCAATACTCCTGACGTTCCTGATGTTATTCAGTGGCAGAAGCAGGGGGGTATCGACTCGCTGCAGATCTACCTGCCGTCGAACCTTGAGGCTCACGCGCAAGCCGAGGAGGGAGTGGCAGAAGCCCTGGAGCGAGCTACGCTGTATCGTGGTCCGAGTGACGCGTACGTATTTCCCGCTCTGGGCGGTATGACGGAATCCGTCCACCCATTTCTAGTATGGTGGGCAGTTCTCTTTGGGCTGTCGATTTTGGCGCGCTACGAGCCCGCTGGGTGGGCGGCGATGATTGATATCGACACGTCGGGTACTGCCAATGCCATTGAAAACTTGCTCGAACACGCGATTGGAGTAATACCTCACCTTGCGCTTATTGCGATTAAGGATGTATCGGGCAGTTGA
- a CDS encoding DUF4365 domain-containing protein produces MLQDSYLRAVAAASGCTMAKPEPDDGIDWQLTHSSSAHVVDCQIDLKIQLKSTWTSAPNPSNGFVSVNLKNDRLAMMARTPVAVHRILVAMIVPKEFAGWVEASHDYLSLRHCAYWRSVTGVAPTGGDSSSIRVSTAQIFDDVALCKIMERIGQGGAP; encoded by the coding sequence ATGCTCCAGGACAGCTACCTCAGGGCGGTGGCGGCAGCGTCTGGATGCACGATGGCGAAGCCAGAGCCAGACGATGGGATCGACTGGCAGCTGACTCATTCGTCATCAGCCCATGTAGTTGACTGCCAGATCGACTTGAAGATTCAGCTCAAGAGCACTTGGACTTCCGCCCCCAATCCTTCCAATGGATTCGTTTCTGTAAACTTGAAAAATGACAGACTTGCAATGATGGCTCGCACTCCGGTCGCCGTTCATCGAATACTTGTGGCGATGATTGTTCCTAAAGAATTTGCTGGTTGGGTCGAGGCGAGTCATGACTACCTTTCCCTGAGGCATTGTGCTTACTGGCGAAGCGTTACGGGCGTGGCTCCGACGGGTGGAGATTCATCCTCCATTAGAGTCTCGACTGCGCAAATATTTGATGACGTGGCGCTGTGTAAGATCATGGAGAGAATTGGGCAGGGAGGGGCTCCATGA